One genomic window of Candidatus Pseudobacter hemicellulosilyticus includes the following:
- a CDS encoding FAD-binding and (Fe-S)-binding domain-containing protein — protein sequence MEQTTDTGRLLEAIMPASRIKTRLVDLVSYASDAGFYQLVPRAVVLPVDEAEIIALFRFSHQHRIPLVFRGGGTSLSGQSITDGILVDIGRYWRGVKPENEGRTVRVQPGITGSMVNAQLRRYGRKIGPDPSSIGSAMMGGILSNNASGMCCGVRSNAYHTTKYIRFILPDGNTFSTELAEDYTRFAESCRPLHDTLLRLRQQVLADATLFERIRKKYQTKNTVGYSLNALIDHAHPLDILAHLLIGGEGTLAFIAEAVLDTVPEPPFKATALLYFPDIYAACKAIIPLIGAGAEMVELMDRASLHAIEDLPGMMPVIKTLPGSASALLIEFQESTAEALATKLDLFLASAEQLSMLNMPVFTTDPKEREFLWKVRKGLFPAVGAVRASGTTVILEDIAFPLEHLGDAILELQKLFRDFGYHDAIIFGHAKDGNLHFVVKQSFHTPEEVTRYDRFMQAVVALVVKQYDGALKAEHGTGRNMAPFVETEWGTALYAIMQQLKQAIDPMGLLNPGVIINTDPKGHIRHLKSLPSVEGEVDRCIECGFCETVCPSRDLTLTPRRRIVVRRALVGLKVAGRQDQYDQLLKEYQYDGLDTCAVDGLCASNCPVDINTGDLVKRLRRESHDAAANKLALRVAKNFGLVERSVRMALRSGSLVNSLTGGKGMPALTKGLRWFVPTIPLWSPQIPGPPSLSSLRQLSEKTGSGEPVLKGTGVQTETLAARTIVYFPSCISRVMGSHTEGKKNILDTFLSVARKAGVQVLIPKDLQGSCCGQIFSSKGFQAAYSYTANKIVDSLWSATASGLYPVIMDVSSCVYTLKHLRPALSPDKQQLYDQLRILDSVDFLHDMVLPVAGPLHKKENIVLHPVCSLKKLGTEDKFVRIARHFANEVTVPVQAGCCGMAGDRGFLFPELTAAATSAEAAEVSSQSYNGYYSSTKTCEMALSEATKANYESILYLADEVMA from the coding sequence ATGGAGCAAACTACTGATACCGGTCGCCTCCTGGAAGCCATTATGCCCGCATCGCGCATAAAGACCAGGCTTGTGGACCTGGTCTCCTATGCCTCCGATGCGGGTTTTTACCAGCTGGTGCCCAGGGCCGTGGTGTTACCCGTTGATGAAGCGGAGATCATTGCCCTGTTCCGTTTCTCACACCAGCACCGGATACCGCTGGTATTCCGGGGTGGTGGGACCAGCTTATCGGGCCAGTCCATCACGGATGGTATCCTGGTGGATATAGGTCGCTACTGGCGAGGCGTAAAGCCGGAAAATGAGGGACGAACCGTACGCGTACAGCCTGGGATCACGGGGTCCATGGTGAATGCGCAACTGCGCCGATACGGTAGAAAGATAGGGCCGGATCCCAGCAGCATCGGCTCGGCCATGATGGGCGGTATCCTTTCCAACAATGCCAGCGGCATGTGCTGCGGCGTCCGTTCCAATGCTTACCATACTACTAAGTATATCCGCTTTATACTGCCGGATGGAAATACTTTTTCTACGGAGCTGGCGGAAGATTATACCCGCTTTGCGGAAAGCTGCCGGCCCTTGCATGACACCCTGCTTCGGTTGCGGCAGCAGGTATTGGCCGATGCTACTTTGTTTGAGCGCATCCGCAAAAAATACCAGACCAAGAATACAGTGGGTTATTCGCTGAATGCCCTGATTGACCATGCGCATCCGCTGGATATACTGGCGCACCTGCTGATCGGCGGAGAAGGCACGCTTGCCTTTATTGCGGAAGCTGTGCTGGACACGGTTCCTGAGCCGCCCTTCAAAGCCACGGCCCTATTGTATTTCCCGGATATCTATGCCGCCTGCAAAGCCATTATTCCCCTGATTGGCGCCGGCGCGGAGATGGTAGAATTGATGGACCGCGCCTCCCTGCATGCCATTGAAGACCTGCCCGGCATGATGCCGGTGATCAAAACGTTGCCGGGATCGGCCAGCGCTTTGCTGATCGAATTCCAGGAAAGCACCGCCGAAGCCCTGGCAACTAAACTCGATCTTTTCCTGGCCAGTGCTGAACAGCTGTCCATGCTCAATATGCCGGTATTCACCACCGATCCCAAAGAACGCGAGTTCCTATGGAAAGTGCGCAAAGGTTTATTCCCGGCCGTTGGGGCAGTACGGGCCAGTGGCACTACGGTGATCCTGGAAGATATCGCCTTCCCGCTGGAGCACCTGGGGGATGCCATCCTGGAATTGCAAAAGCTGTTCCGCGACTTTGGTTACCACGATGCCATCATCTTTGGTCATGCCAAGGATGGCAACCTGCATTTTGTGGTCAAGCAATCTTTTCATACACCCGAAGAAGTGACCCGCTACGACCGGTTCATGCAGGCTGTGGTAGCGTTGGTGGTAAAGCAATACGATGGCGCCCTGAAAGCAGAGCATGGCACAGGCCGGAATATGGCGCCCTTCGTGGAAACAGAATGGGGTACAGCACTCTATGCCATCATGCAGCAGCTCAAGCAGGCTATTGATCCCATGGGGCTGCTGAATCCTGGTGTTATCATCAATACCGATCCCAAAGGTCATATCCGCCACCTGAAATCCCTGCCTTCGGTAGAGGGGGAAGTGGACCGCTGCATTGAATGCGGCTTCTGTGAAACGGTTTGTCCTTCCCGCGACCTGACCCTGACGCCACGCCGGCGTATTGTGGTCCGTCGGGCCTTGGTGGGTCTGAAGGTAGCCGGTCGGCAGGATCAGTATGACCAGCTGCTGAAGGAATACCAATATGACGGACTGGATACCTGTGCGGTAGATGGGCTTTGCGCCAGCAATTGCCCGGTGGATATCAATACCGGCGACCTGGTCAAAAGACTGCGCCGCGAAAGTCATGACGCTGCTGCCAACAAACTTGCGTTGCGGGTGGCTAAGAATTTTGGCCTGGTGGAGCGGTCGGTCCGGATGGCGCTGCGTTCCGGTAGTTTGGTGAACAGCCTGACAGGAGGTAAAGGCATGCCTGCACTTACTAAGGGACTGCGTTGGTTCGTCCCCACTATTCCTTTATGGTCCCCGCAAATTCCGGGGCCGCCATCATTGAGCAGTCTGCGGCAGTTGTCAGAAAAGACGGGTTCCGGCGAACCTGTTTTGAAGGGCACTGGCGTTCAGACTGAAACCCTGGCTGCAAGAACAATTGTCTATTTTCCCAGCTGCATCTCCCGGGTGATGGGCAGTCATACGGAAGGGAAGAAAAATATCCTGGACACCTTTCTCAGTGTGGCCAGGAAAGCCGGCGTGCAGGTGCTGATCCCCAAAGACCTCCAGGGCAGCTGCTGCGGCCAGATCTTCTCCAGCAAAGGGTTCCAGGCTGCCTATAGTTATACCGCCAATAAAATTGTGGACAGTCTCTGGTCCGCTACAGCTTCCGGCTTGTATCCCGTGATCATGGATGTAAGCTCCTGTGTTTACACGTTGAAACACCTGCGCCCTGCATTATCACCCGATAAACAGCAGCTCTATGATCAGTTGCGCATCTTAGACAGTGTAGACTTCCTGCATGATATGGTGCTGCCGGTGGCTGGACCATTGCACAAAAAGGAAAACATAGTCCTGCATCCTGTCTGTTCCTTAAAGAAACTGGGTACGGAAGATAAGTTTGTCCGCATTGCCCGTCATTTCGCAAATGAGGTAACGGTGCCGGTACAGGCGGGCTGCTGCGGCATGGCGGGGGATCGCGGCTTTCTGTTTCCTGAGCTTACGGCTGCGGCCACCAGTGCCGAAGCTGCAGAGGTCAGCAGCCAGTCGTATAACGGTTATTACTCTTCTACAAAAACCTGCGAAATGGCCCTGTCTGAAGCTACCAAGGCCAATTACGAATCCATTCTTTACCTGGCGGATGAGGTGATGGCCTGA
- a CDS encoding P-loop NTPase fold protein: MILAHDSMPENDLLDRETFAKQIVDGIIKTSRIQTSGFVTALTGKWGSGKSTLLFYIKRDLEVACKKENYTYGILEFNPWMFINKDDISKVFLKELASRIQHKTWWKKAILFFTGKLKHARIVNAGVGDFGKEIGDMVKNYLDSDTPLALKNEIDKLLVKTNKKLFILIDDIDRLSPKQVFELLQVLKLTGCFKNTYYFIAYDREAIELSIESQFKDYGKKYLDKIVQADFLIPEAPAEKIELIFFNYLEQLCADYKINYSAASFSSVWLHVGIKQYFLTLRDIYRYQNSLQFSLPSISNDIDVTDFLILEAIRLQDFEAYQNIYEHLVGAKYLYGSHNNLSTDGELLRFENPTTKKLVRFLFPRQGIGKFKNVVNKRLYDPKNSSKYFTLKISSKDISEVEFSQFMQTSDRRVDFLKAVSDLGRLDNLLIRLNDNELSDRYFEWDFKLVEDLFVFFNAYSDELLSDPKGIGNAIVNLLSQKEKEQNLYFNHFIEILLRKTQTTDNARIFFLHFMLDSQGKDNGFPYNAHSFKEFYLKKHDDLMKYYLGHLQNHENYFLAGEIPKPFSYYTLLFLFDYAKYNSRKYEELLPALLKSERNLLFFLKGILYSTGGTIGIEAKSIEKLLPNENIQQEFIRNVKRMDITLLDNTQIQWRELALGFFNEDYLKG; this comes from the coding sequence ATGATTCTTGCGCACGACAGTATGCCTGAAAATGATCTACTTGATCGAGAAACCTTTGCAAAGCAGATAGTTGATGGTATTATCAAAACTTCCAGGATACAAACCTCTGGATTTGTAACTGCACTTACTGGTAAATGGGGTAGCGGTAAATCTACTCTTCTGTTTTATATAAAAAGAGATTTGGAGGTTGCCTGTAAAAAAGAAAACTATACTTACGGTATTTTGGAATTCAACCCATGGATGTTCATAAACAAGGACGATATTTCTAAGGTATTTTTAAAGGAACTAGCAAGCCGTATTCAACATAAGACATGGTGGAAAAAAGCAATTCTTTTTTTTACAGGGAAGTTGAAGCACGCAAGAATAGTGAATGCGGGAGTGGGTGATTTTGGGAAGGAAATCGGTGATATGGTAAAAAACTATTTAGATTCGGATACTCCTTTGGCTCTTAAAAATGAAATAGATAAACTTCTAGTAAAAACAAATAAAAAGCTCTTCATTTTAATTGACGATATAGACAGGCTATCTCCAAAACAAGTATTTGAATTGCTACAAGTATTAAAGCTTACAGGTTGTTTCAAGAACACGTACTATTTTATTGCATACGATAGGGAAGCAATTGAACTATCAATAGAATCTCAATTTAAGGATTACGGGAAAAAGTATCTGGATAAAATCGTGCAGGCGGATTTTCTAATACCAGAAGCTCCAGCAGAAAAAATAGAATTAATATTTTTCAACTATTTGGAGCAACTATGTGCGGATTATAAAATCAACTATAGCGCCGCTTCATTTTCATCTGTATGGCTTCATGTAGGCATTAAGCAATATTTTTTGACTCTTCGTGACATATATCGCTATCAAAACTCGTTACAATTTTCGTTGCCTTCAATTTCAAATGACATAGATGTAACAGATTTTTTAATTTTGGAGGCCATAAGACTACAAGACTTCGAAGCCTATCAAAACATTTATGAGCATCTGGTAGGTGCTAAATATCTATATGGAAGCCACAATAACCTATCAACAGATGGAGAGTTATTGAGATTCGAAAATCCCACCACAAAAAAGTTAGTCAGATTTCTGTTCCCCAGACAAGGAATTGGGAAATTTAAAAATGTTGTTAACAAGAGATTGTATGATCCAAAAAACAGCTCAAAATACTTTACTTTAAAGATTTCATCCAAAGATATAAGTGAAGTCGAGTTTAGCCAATTTATGCAGACATCTGATAGGAGGGTTGATTTTTTAAAAGCAGTTTCTGATCTCGGGAGATTGGATAATCTGTTAATCCGATTAAATGACAATGAATTGTCAGATAGGTATTTCGAGTGGGATTTTAAACTTGTGGAAGATTTGTTTGTTTTTTTTAATGCCTATTCAGATGAATTACTTAGTGATCCCAAGGGAATTGGTAATGCCATAGTTAATTTATTGTCGCAAAAGGAAAAAGAACAAAACCTGTATTTTAATCACTTTATTGAAATACTTTTAAGAAAGACCCAGACTACGGATAATGCAAGGATTTTTTTCCTCCATTTTATGCTTGATAGTCAAGGAAAAGACAACGGATTTCCATACAATGCACACTCTTTTAAGGAATTTTACTTAAAAAAACATGATGACCTTATGAAATATTACTTGGGTCATTTGCAAAACCATGAAAATTATTTCCTAGCTGGAGAAATTCCAAAGCCATTTAGTTACTATACTTTGCTTTTTCTCTTTGATTACGCAAAATATAATTCCCGAAAATACGAAGAACTGTTACCGGCACTTCTCAAGTCAGAAAGGAACTTATTATTCTTTCTTAAAGGCATTTTGTATAGCACTGGTGGCACTATTGGAATAGAAGCAAAAAGTATTGAAAAATTGTTGCCTAATGAGAATATTCAGCAAGAATTTATTCGGAACGTGAAAAGGATGGATATTACTTTGCTGGATAATACTCAAATTCAATGGAGGGAACTTGCACTTGGATTTTTTAATGAGGATTATTTGAAAGGATAA
- a CDS encoding aldolase, producing MKAYKLNRLFNSRSGNCFDVAIDHGFFNEHPFLNGIENIQKAVEVLVDAAPDAIQLTTGQAHYLQSIAGKEKPSLVLRTDVANVYGNELPRTLFSRMIANPVEQAIRLDASCVVVNLFRIPGEPEVTDQCIQNILAIKPVCDQYSMPLMIEPLVFRPNSQAGGYMVDGDPKKIVPLVRQAVELGADIIKADPTDDVNDYFKVVETAGIIPVLVRGGGRATDQEILARTFGLMQQGVKGIVYGRNVIQHPNPAGMTQALMAIVHEKASAEEALEKFLAGKKVVA from the coding sequence ATGAAAGCATACAAATTAAACAGACTGTTCAATAGCAGGTCCGGCAACTGTTTTGATGTTGCCATAGATCACGGGTTCTTCAATGAACACCCGTTCCTCAATGGGATAGAAAATATTCAGAAAGCGGTGGAAGTACTGGTGGATGCGGCTCCGGACGCCATCCAGCTCACTACCGGTCAGGCGCATTACCTGCAATCCATTGCGGGAAAGGAAAAGCCTTCCCTGGTGCTGCGTACGGATGTGGCCAATGTATATGGCAATGAGCTGCCGCGTACGTTATTCAGCCGCATGATCGCCAACCCTGTTGAGCAGGCCATCCGCCTGGATGCCAGCTGCGTGGTGGTGAACCTGTTCCGTATTCCCGGCGAGCCGGAAGTAACGGACCAGTGTATCCAGAATATCCTGGCCATTAAGCCGGTCTGCGATCAGTACAGCATGCCATTGATGATTGAGCCGCTGGTATTCCGTCCCAATTCCCAGGCCGGTGGTTATATGGTGGATGGCGATCCCAAAAAGATAGTTCCGCTGGTACGCCAGGCGGTGGAGCTGGGCGCTGATATCATCAAGGCAGATCCTACGGATGATGTGAACGACTACTTCAAAGTGGTGGAAACAGCCGGTATCATTCCCGTGCTGGTGCGTGGCGGTGGCCGTGCTACCGACCAGGAGATCCTGGCCCGGACTTTCGGACTGATGCAGCAGGGCGTGAAAGGCATTGTGTATGGCAGGAATGTGATCCAGCATCCCAATCCCGCCGGCATGACACAGGCCCTGATGGCCATTGTGCATGAAAAAGCCAGTGCTGAAGAGGCCCTGGAAAAGTTCCTGGCTGGTAAAAAAGTAGTAGCTTAA
- a CDS encoding carbohydrate kinase family protein, whose product MRQGILVGGNFIIDHVKIIDTYPEQEKLVNILAEYSSNGGSAYNLLKGLCKLGVRFPLEAVGLLGDDERGCQIIEECSSLRIDTQQLRQTDAAATSYTDVMSVHSTGKRTFFHQRGANALLDKAHFNFTTSRARIFHLGYLLLLDQLDLADHNGVTGAAHVLKAASEAGFLTSADIVSENSDRFASIVPPALPYIDYLFVNEFEAGMLTGIATTTAGAINVSGCFQAASRIIEMGVRQWVILHFPEGVVAVSASGEQLFQPGLRVPADRIAGAVGAGDAFAAGVLMGLHDETPLQDCLLLGVSAAASSLFKATCSDGILPAADCLQLAREFGYREQPVAV is encoded by the coding sequence ATGAGACAAGGGATCCTGGTGGGTGGTAACTTTATCATCGACCATGTAAAAATCATTGACACTTACCCCGAGCAGGAAAAGCTGGTGAACATACTGGCCGAGTACAGCAGCAACGGCGGATCTGCCTATAATTTACTGAAGGGTCTCTGTAAGCTGGGCGTCCGCTTTCCCCTGGAAGCAGTGGGATTGCTGGGCGATGATGAGCGTGGTTGCCAGATCATTGAAGAATGCAGCAGCCTGCGCATTGATACCCAACAGCTGCGCCAGACCGATGCTGCGGCCACTTCCTATACCGATGTGATGTCAGTCCACAGCACGGGCAAAAGAACTTTCTTTCACCAGCGGGGCGCCAACGCCCTGCTGGACAAGGCCCACTTCAATTTCACAACTTCCCGCGCCCGTATATTTCATCTTGGTTACCTCTTGCTGCTGGACCAGCTGGACCTGGCGGACCACAATGGCGTAACCGGTGCAGCCCATGTGCTGAAAGCCGCTTCTGAAGCAGGTTTCCTTACCTCGGCTGATATTGTGAGCGAGAACAGCGACCGGTTTGCCAGCATTGTGCCGCCGGCGCTGCCGTATATTGACTACCTGTTTGTGAATGAATTTGAAGCGGGTATGCTGACGGGCATTGCTACCACTACCGCCGGGGCCATCAACGTGAGCGGCTGTTTCCAGGCTGCTTCGCGGATCATTGAAATGGGGGTTCGCCAATGGGTGATCCTGCATTTCCCCGAAGGAGTAGTGGCGGTGAGCGCCAGCGGAGAACAATTATTTCAACCTGGCCTGCGGGTGCCGGCCGATCGTATAGCAGGCGCCGTAGGCGCCGGTGATGCTTTTGCCGCCGGTGTGCTGATGGGACTGCATGATGAAACTCCCCTGCAGGATTGCCTGCTGCTGGGCGTCAGCGCTGCTGCCAGCAGCCTCTTTAAGGCTACCTGTTCAGATGGCATCCTGCCCGCGGCCGACTGCCTGCAGCTGGCCCGTGAGTTTGGCTACCGCGAACAGCCTGTGGCCGTTTAG
- a CDS encoding glycoside hydrolase family 127 protein, with the protein MNKTLFTTLVVASQALPALAQQTSLQKLTPVNFHLVSVTDPFWSERMNTVATSTLSTCILYTESKTARLRNFDKAAKGSGQHEGIYYDDSDVFKALEAIAYSLKNHKDSLLEVKADNWIARIAAAQMKDGYLNTYFQLTDINKRWTDMEKHEDYCAGHLIEAGIAYYNTTGKKELLQVGIRFANHIDDYFRKLNRPWVSGHQEIELALMRLYHLTNERRYLELAQWFLEQRGRGYGKGKIWNEWKDPAYCQDDIPVKQQRNITGHAVRAMYLYTGAADVAAVTNDAGYITAMNAIWEDVVHRNMYITGGIGSQGSNEGFGKDYDLPNEQAYCETCASVGMVFWNQRMNMLTGNARYIDVLERSLYNGALDGLSRSGDRFFYGNPLASSGQHNRSEWFGTACCPSNVARLVASVGDYIYSVSTNALWVNLFIGSNLDMPMGKEKISVSLQTGYPWKGSSTLTIQELPKKINQLRIRKPGWLSTPAPGDLYRYTNTVPSRMSITVNGQPVNATEESGYLVISRNWKKGDVVEINTPMEVRTIESRPDLQQNKDRVALQYGPFVYCVEGPDNEEKAWHFIIPEKPSFNVQYEAGLLGGVNSITFTGRVPVPGADGVSIVMKDEPVKAIPYFSWNNRGPAEMQVWLPKKVGEVSIR; encoded by the coding sequence ATGAACAAAACACTATTCACGACGCTTGTCGTGGCTTCCCAGGCCCTGCCAGCCCTGGCGCAGCAAACGTCCCTGCAAAAACTGACCCCCGTAAATTTTCACCTGGTCAGTGTTACTGACCCCTTCTGGAGCGAGCGCATGAACACCGTGGCCACCTCCACCCTCAGTACCTGCATCCTGTATACCGAGAGCAAGACTGCCCGGCTGCGCAACTTTGACAAAGCTGCCAAAGGCAGCGGCCAGCATGAAGGGATTTACTATGATGATTCCGATGTATTCAAGGCATTGGAAGCAATAGCCTATTCCTTGAAGAACCATAAGGATTCCCTGCTGGAAGTAAAAGCCGATAACTGGATCGCCCGCATTGCCGCCGCGCAAATGAAGGACGGCTACCTGAATACCTACTTCCAGCTTACAGATATCAACAAGCGGTGGACCGATATGGAGAAGCATGAGGATTACTGTGCCGGTCACCTCATTGAGGCTGGTATCGCCTACTACAATACCACCGGTAAAAAAGAATTGCTGCAGGTGGGTATCCGCTTCGCTAATCATATAGATGATTATTTCCGCAAGCTGAACCGCCCCTGGGTGAGTGGTCACCAGGAAATTGAGCTGGCCTTGATGCGCCTCTACCACCTGACCAATGAACGCCGTTACCTGGAACTGGCCCAGTGGTTCCTGGAGCAAAGAGGCAGGGGGTATGGCAAAGGAAAGATCTGGAACGAATGGAAAGATCCTGCTTATTGCCAGGATGATATTCCTGTAAAGCAGCAACGCAATATTACCGGTCATGCCGTACGCGCCATGTACCTCTATACCGGTGCGGCCGATGTGGCGGCAGTGACCAATGACGCCGGGTATATCACGGCCATGAATGCTATCTGGGAAGATGTGGTGCACCGCAATATGTATATCACCGGTGGCATCGGCTCACAGGGTTCCAACGAAGGATTTGGAAAAGATTACGACCTGCCCAACGAGCAGGCCTATTGTGAGACCTGCGCCTCTGTAGGCATGGTCTTCTGGAACCAGCGGATGAACATGCTCACCGGTAATGCCCGTTATATAGATGTATTGGAAAGATCCCTGTACAACGGAGCGCTGGATGGGCTTTCCAGGAGCGGCGACAGGTTCTTTTATGGTAATCCCCTGGCTTCTTCGGGTCAGCACAACCGCAGCGAGTGGTTCGGTACGGCCTGCTGTCCTTCCAATGTGGCCCGGCTGGTAGCTTCAGTGGGTGATTACATCTATAGTGTATCCACCAATGCGCTCTGGGTAAATCTCTTTATCGGCAGCAACCTGGATATGCCGATGGGCAAAGAGAAAATTTCGGTAAGCCTGCAAACAGGGTATCCCTGGAAAGGTAGTAGTACCCTCACTATACAGGAGTTACCCAAAAAGATAAATCAGTTGCGGATCCGCAAACCGGGCTGGCTAAGCACGCCTGCGCCCGGCGATCTCTACCGGTATACCAATACCGTTCCTTCCCGCATGAGCATCACCGTGAACGGACAGCCGGTCAATGCCACGGAAGAGAGTGGCTACCTGGTGATCAGCAGGAATTGGAAAAAGGGTGATGTGGTGGAGATCAACACGCCTATGGAAGTGAGGACTATTGAATCCAGGCCTGATCTACAGCAGAACAAGGACCGGGTGGCCCTGCAATATGGGCCCTTTGTCTACTGCGTAGAGGGGCCGGATAATGAGGAGAAAGCCTGGCATTTTATTATACCGGAAAAGCCGTCTTTTAACGTGCAGTATGAGGCCGGTCTGCTGGGTGGCGTCAACAGCATTACGTTCACCGGCCGGGTGCCCGTGCCAGGCGCTGACGGCGTATCCATTGTGATGAAGGACGAACCGGTGAAGGCGATCCCTTATTTCAGCTGGAACAACCGTGGCCCGGCAGAGATGCAGGTCTGGCTGCCGAAGAAAGTGGGAGAGGTGTCAATACGGTAA
- a CDS encoding AraC family transcriptional regulator: protein MTKIGLTPTPYLQTLVENRRVFNLHNCELSIYESYAAASHIPLAFNDVVITSMIRGKKIMHVFDDPSFEYNPGETLIFPANETMVIDFPEAAPETPTQCIALTVDSDYINNTIQYLNNYYNAEDEKHHWKLEFNQYHFLNDKEVANLIDKIIRVCTSPDRAKDIFVDLSLKELLIRLVQTQRLFLTANQSQAQENHSRLHFILNYIRQNLAEKIAVDDLCRKAYLSRNGFFKWFREQCGVSPLEYINAERVKMAKQLLADPRHDIRAVSDRCGFTDVNYFTRVFRKIEGITPGGYQGCLKNNNGKYQ from the coding sequence TTGACAAAAATAGGCCTGACGCCTACCCCCTATCTGCAAACGCTGGTAGAGAACAGGCGTGTGTTTAACTTACACAACTGTGAGCTGAGCATTTATGAAAGCTATGCAGCGGCCTCACACATCCCACTCGCTTTCAATGATGTAGTGATCACCAGCATGATCCGGGGGAAAAAAATTATGCATGTTTTTGACGATCCCTCCTTTGAATATAATCCCGGGGAGACCCTGATCTTCCCGGCCAATGAGACTATGGTGATCGATTTCCCGGAAGCCGCTCCTGAAACGCCCACCCAGTGCATTGCCCTGACCGTGGACTCGGATTATATCAACAACACCATCCAGTACCTGAACAATTACTATAATGCGGAAGATGAAAAACATCACTGGAAGCTGGAATTCAATCAGTACCATTTTCTGAACGATAAGGAAGTGGCTAACCTGATTGACAAGATCATCCGGGTATGCACCAGCCCTGATAGGGCCAAGGATATTTTTGTAGACCTCTCCCTCAAGGAATTACTGATCCGCCTGGTACAGACACAACGGTTATTCCTCACCGCCAACCAGAGCCAGGCGCAGGAGAACCATTCGCGCCTGCATTTCATTCTCAATTATATCCGTCAGAACCTGGCGGAAAAGATCGCGGTGGATGATCTCTGCCGCAAAGCCTACCTCAGCCGGAACGGCTTCTTCAAATGGTTCCGGGAACAGTGCGGCGTCAGCCCTTTGGAATATATCAATGCCGAAAGGGTGAAAATGGCCAAGCAGCTGCTGGCCGATCCCCGCCATGATATCCGCGCCGTGAGCGACCGCTGCGGTTTTACAGATGTCAATTATTTTACCCGGGTTTTCCGGAAAATTGAAGGTATTACGCCAGGGGGGTACCAGGGATGTCTGAAGAATAATAACGGTAAATATCAATAA